GCCGGAAAGCGTGGAATTCGCGAGGGTGGCCAGGCGGCAGGATTGACTCCGGTCAACTACATTAATCCTGAGTTAACTGGTTAAGGCGGCATTAGGTCGCAGGCCGGTGCCGGAACCGTCCCGCGGGAAGCGGGAATTACATGGCGCAACAGGGGTGACACCATGAACGCGGCAACAACAAAAGCGGATCACAAGGCTGCAGCGCCCAGGGTCAAGATCACCATCAACCCGGTGGGCATGGATCGGCCGAGGGCCTGGCTGGCGGCCGGCATCGAGGATTTCCGCCAGGCCACGGCGGTGAGCCTCGCCTACGGCATGTTCTGGGTGGGCCTGAGCATCGCCATCACCGCCGGGGCCATCACCCTGGGGCTTTGGCACTGGCTGCTGCCCATGGTGGCAGGCTTCATGTTCATCGGCCCGCTGGTGGCGGTGGGTTCCTACGGCGTCAGTCGCGCCCTGGAGGCGAATCGGGCTCCCCACCTGGGAGATGCCTTCGGGGCCTGGCGGCCTCACGCCGGCCAGCTCGCAATGATGGGCGTGATGATGATGATCTTCTTCCTGGCCTGGATTCGGCTGGCGACCCTGCTCTTCGCCCTCTTCTTCGGTTTCGAGGTGCCGAGCCCGGCCACCCTCTACTCCGCCCTGCTGACTACCCCCGAGGGCCTCGGGATGATCGCCGTGGGCAGCGTGCTGGGGGGCATCCTCGCCTTCGGCGCCTTCGCCATCAGCGTGGTGGCCATTCCGACCCTGATGCACCACGACCTCACCTTCATGGAGGGCATCGAGGCCAGCGTGCGTTCCGTGGGGCGCAA
The Halomonas alkalicola DNA segment above includes these coding regions:
- a CDS encoding DUF2189 domain-containing protein gives rise to the protein MNAATTKADHKAAAPRVKITINPVGMDRPRAWLAAGIEDFRQATAVSLAYGMFWVGLSIAITAGAITLGLWHWLLPMVAGFMFIGPLVAVGSYGVSRALEANRAPHLGDAFGAWRPHAGQLAMMGVMMMIFFLAWIRLATLLFALFFGFEVPSPATLYSALLTTPEGLGMIAVGSVLGGILAFGAFAISVVAIPTLMHHDLTFMEGIEASVRSVGRNFRPMLLWAAILTGCVLVGVLTFYIGLALILPVLGFASWHAYEDLVRVDVIEEDGELHG